A single window of Loxodonta africana isolate mLoxAfr1 chromosome 10, mLoxAfr1.hap2, whole genome shotgun sequence DNA harbors:
- the ARF6 gene encoding ADP-ribosylation factor 6 encodes MGKVLSKIFGNKEMRILMLGLDAAGKTTILYKLKLGQSVTTIPTVGFNVETVTYKNVKFNVWDVGGQDKIRPLWRHYYTGTQGLIFVVDCADRDRIDEARQELHRIINDREMRDAIILIFANKQDLPDAMKPHEIQEKLGLTRIRDRNWYVQPSCATSGDGLYEGLTWLTSNYKS; translated from the coding sequence ATGGGGAAGGTGCTATCCAAAATCTTCGGGAACAAGGAAATGCGGATCCTCATGCTCGGGCTGGACGCGGCTGGCAAGACCACGATCCTGTACAAGTTGAAGCTGGGCCAGTCGGTGACCACCATCCCCACCGTGGGTTTCAACGTGGAGACGGTGACTTACAAAAACGTCAAGTTCAACGTATGGGATGTGGGCGGCCAGGACAAGATCCGGCCGCTCTGGCGGCATTACTACACCGGGACCCAAGGTCTGATCTTCGTAGTAGACTGCGCCGACCGCGACCGCATCGATGAGGCCCGCCAGGAGCTCCACCGCATTATCAATGACCGGGAGATGAGGGACGCCATAATCCTCATCTTCGCCAACAAGCAGGACCTGCCCGATGCCATGAAACCCCATGAGATCCAGGAGAAACTGGGCCTGACCCGGATTCGGGACAGGAACTGGTATGTGCAGCCCTCCTGTGCCACCTCAGGGGATGGACTCTATGAGGGGCTCACATGGTTAACCTCTAACTACAAATCCTAA